The following are from one region of the Mycolicibacterium diernhoferi genome:
- a CDS encoding metal-sensitive transcriptional regulator: MSDDTHAAEHGYSPQKENYAKRLRRIEGQVRGIAKMIDDDKYCIDILTQISAVNSALQSVALGLLDEHLGHCVTQAVAEGGDRADAKLAEASAAIARLVRS, encoded by the coding sequence ATGAGTGACGACACGCACGCGGCCGAGCACGGCTATTCGCCGCAGAAGGAGAACTACGCCAAACGCCTGCGGCGCATCGAGGGGCAGGTCCGCGGGATCGCCAAGATGATCGATGACGACAAGTACTGCATCGACATCCTGACCCAGATCAGCGCGGTGAACAGTGCTCTGCAGTCCGTCGCGCTGGGCCTGCTCGACGAGCACCTGGGCCATTGCGTCACCCAGGCCGTCGCCGAGGGCGGTGACCGGGCGGACGCCAAACTCGCCGAGGCCTCGGCCGCCATCGCCCGGCTGGTGCGGTCCTGA
- a CDS encoding L,D-transpeptidase translates to MSQRTRNRLASAIMAAGLVVGFGFGSPAAQAEPPVPPPAPANPLGSSSETERDPFAPVGGYGAQPLPIPEGTPAGQNPNPFIGLPPFVPPTFNPVNGSIAGAAKPIYINFARPIANRQMAQDAVHITSNPPVPGRFYWVTDTQLRWRPQDFWPAGTVVNIDAAGTKSSFTVPEQLVATIDDATKTMTVVRDGEVEKEFPVSMGKAGNDTKNGTYYVLEKFADMVMDSSTYGVPVESEDGYKTQVKDAVRIDNSGIFVHGAPWSVGAQGSSNVSHGCINLAPADAKWFFDNFGSGDAVVIKNTDGGWYDQPDGASDWQMF, encoded by the coding sequence ATGTCGCAGCGGACGAGGAACAGACTCGCCAGCGCGATCATGGCGGCCGGATTGGTCGTCGGATTCGGATTCGGCAGCCCGGCTGCCCAGGCAGAACCGCCGGTGCCGCCACCGGCGCCGGCGAACCCGCTCGGATCATCCTCGGAGACCGAACGTGATCCGTTCGCCCCGGTCGGTGGTTACGGCGCCCAACCGCTACCGATCCCCGAGGGGACCCCGGCCGGGCAGAACCCCAACCCGTTCATCGGGTTGCCGCCGTTCGTCCCGCCCACCTTCAACCCGGTGAACGGTTCGATCGCGGGGGCCGCCAAGCCGATCTACATCAACTTCGCCCGGCCCATCGCCAACCGGCAGATGGCGCAGGACGCGGTGCACATCACGTCGAACCCGCCGGTCCCCGGCCGGTTCTACTGGGTCACCGACACCCAGCTGCGCTGGCGGCCCCAGGACTTCTGGCCGGCCGGCACGGTGGTGAACATCGACGCCGCGGGCACCAAGTCGAGCTTCACCGTGCCCGAGCAGTTGGTCGCGACGATCGACGATGCCACCAAGACGATGACGGTGGTGCGTGACGGCGAAGTCGAGAAGGAATTCCCGGTCTCGATGGGCAAAGCCGGCAACGACACCAAGAACGGCACCTACTACGTGCTGGAGAAGTTCGCCGACATGGTGATGGACTCGTCGACCTACGGTGTCCCGGTGGAGTCGGAGGACGGGTACAAGACGCAGGTGAAGGATGCCGTCCGCATCGACAACAGTGGCATCTTCGTGCACGGTGCGCCCTGGTCGGTCGGTGCGCAGGGTAGTTCGAATGTCAGCCACGGCTGCATCAACCTCGCACCCGCGGACGCGAAGTGGTTCTTCGACAACTTCGGCAGCGGCGACGCGGTCGTCATCAAGAACACCGACGGTGGCTGGTACGACCAGCCCGACGGTGCGTCGGACTGGCAGATGTTCTAG
- a CDS encoding M13 family metallopeptidase — protein MSEDIRSGIDLSYVDSSVRPQDDLFGHVNGRWLDEYEIPADRATDGAFRTLADRAEEQVRDIITEAAAKNAPAGTDEQRSSGSTDAARIGDLYASFMDTDTVARVGVAPLLAELATIAEAPDREALAVVLGRLQRTGIGGGTGVYVDTDSKDSTRYLLHMSQSGLGLPDESYYREASHAEILAAYPGHIARMLGLVYGGEGDHTATAERIVALETKLAAAHWDVVKRRDADLTYNLRAFTELATEAPGFDWSGWVGALGAAPDEVVVRQPDYLTAFAALWASEPLEDWKQWLSWRVISSRASLLTDDLIAENFAFYGKTLSGTEAIRDRWKRGVGLVESLMGDAVGKLYVERHFPPEAKSRMDELVANLRKAYRVSITNLPWMTPETRERALEKLDKFTPKIGYPARWRDYSALTIDRTDLYGNYQRGYALEYDRDLAKLGGPVDHDEWFMTPQTVNAYYNPGMNEIVFPAAILQPPFFDAGADDAANYGGIGAVIGHEIGHGFDDQGAKYDGDGNLVNWWTDADRTEFGHRTAALIEQYESFTPRNLDSSHHVNGAFTVGENIGDLGGLSIALLAYELSLNGKEAPVIDGLTGVQRVLFGWAQVWRTKSRDAEAIRRLATDPHSPPEFRCNGVIRNLDAFYEAFEVDDDDALYLEPAQRVRIWN, from the coding sequence TTGAGTGAAGACATCCGATCCGGCATCGACCTGAGCTACGTGGACTCCTCGGTGCGTCCCCAGGACGATCTGTTCGGCCACGTCAACGGCCGCTGGCTGGACGAATACGAGATCCCGGCCGACCGGGCCACCGACGGTGCGTTCCGCACCCTGGCCGACCGTGCCGAGGAACAGGTCCGCGACATCATCACCGAGGCCGCCGCGAAGAACGCCCCGGCCGGCACCGATGAACAGCGCAGCTCAGGCTCAACTGATGCGGCCCGCATCGGAGACCTGTACGCCAGCTTCATGGACACCGACACCGTCGCCCGCGTGGGGGTGGCGCCGCTGCTGGCCGAACTGGCCACCATCGCCGAGGCGCCCGACCGCGAGGCCCTGGCCGTCGTGCTGGGCCGGCTGCAGCGCACCGGGATCGGCGGCGGCACCGGGGTGTACGTCGACACCGACTCCAAGGACTCCACCCGCTACCTGCTGCACATGTCGCAGTCCGGGCTCGGCCTGCCCGACGAGTCCTACTACCGCGAGGCCTCGCACGCCGAGATCCTGGCGGCCTATCCGGGCCACATCGCGCGGATGCTGGGCCTGGTATACGGGGGCGAAGGTGACCACACCGCGACAGCCGAGCGCATCGTGGCGCTGGAGACCAAGCTGGCGGCCGCGCACTGGGATGTGGTGAAGCGCCGCGACGCCGACCTCACCTACAACCTGCGCGCCTTCACCGAGTTGGCCACCGAGGCACCAGGATTCGACTGGTCGGGTTGGGTGGGCGCACTCGGGGCCGCACCGGACGAGGTCGTGGTGCGCCAGCCCGACTATCTGACCGCGTTCGCCGCGCTGTGGGCCTCCGAGCCGCTGGAGGACTGGAAGCAGTGGCTGAGCTGGCGCGTCATCAGTTCACGCGCCTCGCTGCTCACCGACGACCTGATCGCCGAGAACTTCGCGTTCTACGGAAAGACGCTCAGCGGCACCGAGGCGATCCGCGACCGCTGGAAGCGCGGCGTCGGACTGGTCGAGAGCCTGATGGGTGATGCGGTCGGAAAGCTCTATGTGGAGCGCCATTTCCCGCCGGAGGCCAAGTCCCGGATGGACGAGCTGGTGGCCAATCTGCGAAAGGCCTATCGCGTCAGCATCACCAACCTGCCGTGGATGACGCCGGAAACCCGCGAGCGCGCACTGGAGAAGCTGGACAAGTTCACCCCCAAGATCGGCTATCCGGCCCGCTGGCGCGACTACTCGGCGCTGACCATCGACCGCACCGACCTGTACGGCAACTACCAGCGTGGGTACGCGCTGGAGTACGACCGCGATCTGGCCAAGCTCGGCGGGCCGGTGGACCATGACGAATGGTTCATGACCCCGCAGACCGTCAACGCCTACTACAACCCGGGCATGAACGAGATCGTCTTCCCGGCCGCCATTCTGCAGCCGCCGTTCTTCGATGCCGGCGCCGACGACGCCGCCAACTACGGGGGCATCGGGGCGGTGATCGGGCACGAGATCGGGCACGGATTCGACGATCAGGGCGCCAAGTACGACGGCGACGGAAACCTGGTGAACTGGTGGACCGATGCCGACCGCACCGAGTTCGGCCATCGCACCGCGGCCTTGATCGAGCAGTACGAGTCCTTCACCCCGCGCAATCTGGACTCCTCGCACCACGTGAACGGGGCGTTCACCGTCGGGGAGAACATCGGCGACCTCGGCGGGCTGTCCATCGCCCTGCTGGCCTACGAACTCTCCCTGAACGGAAAAGAAGCACCCGTCATCGACGGTCTGACCGGTGTGCAGCGGGTGCTGTTCGGCTGGGCTCAGGTGTGGCGCACCAAATCCCGTGACGCCGAGGCGATCCGGCGCCTCGCCACCGACCCGCACTCGCCGCCGGAGTTCCGCTGCAACGGCGTCATCCGTAACCTGGACGCGTTCTACGAGGCGTTCGAGGTCGATGACGACGACGCGCTGTACCTGGAACCGGCGCAGCGCGTGCGCATCTGGAACTAG
- a CDS encoding transcriptional regulator: MPGGEGGTDDRPVEFWPTSAIRAALDNDDLEVWQRIVAAIKRDPFGRTARQVEEVLATEQPYGVSAALTEVLEKARQHLEANERAEVARHVRQLLERSGLGTPEFASRIGVSVEEFTDFLDGAATPSASMMIRMRRLSDRFARIRAQRAANSG; this comes from the coding sequence ATTCCCGGAGGCGAGGGAGGCACCGACGACCGTCCGGTCGAGTTCTGGCCCACGTCGGCGATCCGCGCCGCGTTGGACAACGACGATCTCGAGGTGTGGCAGCGCATCGTGGCCGCCATCAAGCGCGATCCGTTCGGCCGGACCGCCCGCCAGGTCGAGGAGGTGCTCGCCACCGAGCAGCCCTACGGCGTCTCGGCGGCACTGACCGAGGTCCTGGAGAAGGCGCGTCAGCACCTGGAGGCCAATGAGCGTGCCGAGGTGGCCCGCCATGTGCGCCAGCTGCTGGAGCGCTCGGGACTGGGCACCCCCGAATTCGCATCCCGGATCGGGGTGTCGGTCGAGGAGTTCACCGACTTCCTGGACGGCGCCGCCACCCCGTCGGCCTCGATGATGATCCGGATGCGGCGGCTGTCGGACCGGTTCGCCCGCATCCGCGCCCAGCGCGCCGCCAACTCCGGCTAG
- a CDS encoding MMPL family transporter: protein MMRLSSNLRRYRWAVFVAWVLLLVPSVYLAMHQSDQLTGGGFEVEGSQSLRVQQQLEEQFPDQGASPLALVAVPRADASFEDMNAAVAQLKLIASEVPSVKEIPNPQQPPPAPDRPYVVQLQMDFNNSGAVDIANQLREKVGIDGDTAGATEDGKVRLHVIGQGALGAAAQYATKHDIAQAEKWNLPVVLIILLAVFGSLAAAAMPLLLGLCTVVVTMGVVFLLSSVTTMSVFATSTVSMFGIALAVDYSLFILMRYREELRAGRDSAQAIDAAMATSGLAVVLSGMTVIASVTGIYLINTPILQSMATGAILAVAIAVLTSTTLTPAVLATFGRSAAKRSRLLHWSRRPDTTQSRFWTRWIGGVMRRPWLSASLAAAVLLTMAAPAFAMTLGNSMLRQFDPTHEIRGGVNAAAEALGPGVLGPVRVLVTFPDGDADSPTSRATLDRISMRMSQAPNVATVTPPAFAKDNDSALMSAVLSVDPEDFRAREAVDWLRAELPGVDSDVRIDVGGPTALIKDFDDQVSDVQPLVFLFVSVIAFVMLLIAIRSVFLALKGVLMTVLSVAAAYGSLVVVFQWGWLEDLGFAPLESLDSTVPPLVLAMTFGLSMDYEIFLLTRIRERYLITNNTRDAVTYGVSTSARTITSAALIMIAVFIGFAFAGMPLVAQIGVACATAIAVDATIVRLVLVPALMAMFDEWNWWLPRWLDRILPSVDFEKPLPKVDITDLVMVPETAAAAPSGDLRMVVKTAARLKSLAPQTVVVPDPLAFSGCAPDPEVVGGRRFSGRIPTLARPVHPITMWRGRLDVALDALATASDSERLPVQRRGPMEATTVQLPTGDRLLVPTGAETLRLKSYLLMCRNSTRDYTEFARLVDSMETQTAAEVLTKMDRYYCGHGPRAHWVATQLVRRLADPRPSDEPEESDQTDADWATVRQRCLSVAVAMLEETR, encoded by the coding sequence ATGATGCGCTTGAGCAGCAACCTGCGCAGATATCGCTGGGCGGTGTTTGTGGCCTGGGTTCTGCTTCTGGTGCCCTCCGTTTATCTGGCGATGCACCAGTCCGACCAGCTCACCGGCGGTGGGTTCGAGGTCGAGGGGTCGCAGTCGCTGCGGGTGCAGCAGCAGCTCGAGGAGCAGTTCCCCGACCAGGGAGCCTCGCCGCTGGCGTTGGTGGCGGTGCCCCGCGCGGACGCGTCGTTCGAGGATATGAACGCCGCCGTCGCGCAGCTGAAACTCATCGCCTCCGAGGTGCCCAGCGTCAAAGAGATCCCCAATCCGCAGCAGCCCCCGCCCGCCCCGGACCGCCCCTATGTGGTCCAGCTGCAGATGGACTTCAACAACAGCGGCGCCGTGGACATCGCCAACCAGTTGCGCGAGAAGGTGGGTATCGACGGGGACACCGCCGGCGCCACCGAGGACGGCAAGGTCCGCCTGCACGTCATCGGGCAGGGCGCGCTCGGGGCCGCCGCGCAATACGCCACCAAACACGACATCGCGCAGGCCGAGAAGTGGAACCTGCCGGTTGTGCTGATCATCCTGCTCGCGGTGTTCGGTTCGCTGGCCGCGGCGGCGATGCCGCTGCTGCTCGGGTTGTGCACCGTGGTGGTGACGATGGGCGTGGTCTTCCTGTTGTCCTCGGTCACCACCATGAGCGTGTTCGCCACCTCCACGGTGTCGATGTTCGGGATCGCGCTGGCCGTGGACTACTCGCTGTTCATCCTGATGCGCTACCGCGAGGAACTCCGGGCCGGGCGGGACTCCGCCCAGGCCATCGACGCGGCGATGGCGACCTCCGGGCTGGCCGTGGTGCTGTCCGGCATGACCGTGATCGCCTCGGTGACCGGCATCTACCTCATCAACACCCCGATCCTGCAGTCCATGGCCACCGGCGCCATCCTGGCGGTGGCCATCGCGGTGCTCACCTCGACGACGCTGACCCCGGCGGTGCTGGCCACCTTCGGCCGTTCGGCGGCCAAGCGCTCCCGGTTGCTGCACTGGTCGCGCCGCCCCGACACCACCCAGTCCCGGTTCTGGACCCGCTGGATCGGCGGCGTCATGCGGCGGCCGTGGCTGTCGGCGTCGCTGGCCGCCGCCGTCCTGCTCACCATGGCCGCGCCGGCGTTCGCGATGACGCTCGGCAACAGCATGCTGCGCCAGTTCGATCCCACCCATGAGATCCGGGGCGGGGTGAACGCGGCCGCCGAGGCGCTCGGGCCGGGCGTGCTCGGGCCGGTCCGGGTGCTGGTGACCTTCCCCGACGGCGACGCCGACAGCCCGACGTCGCGCGCCACGCTGGACCGCATCTCGATGCGGATGTCGCAGGCCCCCAATGTCGCGACGGTGACCCCGCCGGCATTCGCCAAGGACAACGACAGCGCGCTGATGTCGGCGGTGCTCTCGGTGGACCCCGAGGATTTCCGGGCTCGCGAGGCCGTCGACTGGCTGCGCGCCGAGCTACCCGGTGTGGACAGCGATGTACGCATCGACGTCGGCGGCCCGACCGCGCTGATCAAGGATTTCGACGATCAGGTCTCCGATGTCCAGCCGCTGGTGTTCCTCTTCGTCTCGGTCATCGCGTTCGTGATGCTGCTGATCGCCATCCGGTCGGTGTTCCTCGCCCTCAAGGGCGTGCTGATGACGGTGCTGTCGGTGGCGGCCGCCTACGGCAGCCTGGTGGTGGTGTTCCAGTGGGGCTGGCTGGAGGATCTGGGCTTCGCGCCGCTGGAATCGCTGGACAGCACGGTGCCCCCGCTGGTGCTGGCGATGACGTTCGGCCTCTCGATGGACTACGAGATCTTCCTGCTGACCAGAATCCGGGAACGGTATCTGATCACCAACAACACCCGTGACGCCGTCACCTACGGGGTGTCCACCAGCGCCCGCACCATCACCAGCGCGGCGCTGATCATGATCGCGGTGTTCATCGGCTTCGCCTTCGCCGGCATGCCACTGGTCGCCCAGATCGGGGTGGCCTGTGCCACGGCCATCGCCGTCGACGCGACCATCGTGCGGCTGGTCCTGGTGCCCGCGCTGATGGCGATGTTCGACGAGTGGAACTGGTGGCTGCCGCGGTGGCTGGACCGGATCCTGCCGTCGGTGGACTTCGAGAAGCCGCTGCCCAAGGTCGACATCACCGACCTGGTGATGGTCCCCGAGACGGCGGCCGCCGCACCGAGCGGGGACCTGCGGATGGTGGTCAAGACCGCCGCCAGGCTGAAAAGCCTTGCCCCGCAGACCGTGGTGGTGCCCGACCCGCTGGCGTTCAGTGGATGTGCCCCCGACCCCGAGGTGGTGGGCGGGCGCCGGTTCAGCGGCCGGATCCCGACCCTGGCCCGGCCGGTGCATCCCATCACCATGTGGCGCGGCCGGCTCGACGTCGCTCTCGACGCGCTGGCCACCGCCTCCGATTCGGAACGGCTGCCGGTGCAACGCCGCGGCCCGATGGAGGCCACCACCGTCCAGTTGCCGACCGGGGACCGGCTGCTCGTCCCGACCGGTGCCGAAACGCTGCGGTTGAAGAGCTATCTGCTGATGTGCCGCAACAGCACGCGGGACTACACCGAGTTCGCCCGGCTGGTGGATTCCATGGAAACTCAAACCGCCGCTGAGGTCCTGACCAAGATGGACCGGTACTACTGTGGACACGGCCCGCGGGCGCACTGGGTGGCCACGCAGCTGGTTCGACGCCTGGCCGATCCGCGTCCGTCGGACGAACCGGAAGAGTCGGATCAGACCGATGCCGACTGGGCCACCGTCCGTCAGCGGTGTCTGTCGGTGGCCGTAGCGATGTTGGAGGAGACGAGGTGA
- a CDS encoding hemophore, which translates to MTVITASARRGLLAAFAGAAVGGAALLGAAGVHAPAADAAPDPCAASQIAKTVGSVSTSIGAYLDAHPETNQALTDIAGQPAGPQSLVATKTYLDTNPEAADDLQRLQAPLVRLSTQCKLPVSLPQLLGVMQGAQTPGGLDALVTAGAEGAAEAVSSAGTPNPAGAGGTGPLPGPAATR; encoded by the coding sequence ATGACCGTCATCACTGCCAGCGCGCGTCGCGGACTTCTCGCCGCATTCGCTGGAGCTGCCGTCGGCGGGGCCGCACTTCTCGGCGCCGCCGGTGTACACGCGCCCGCCGCCGACGCGGCGCCGGACCCGTGCGCCGCCAGCCAGATCGCCAAGACGGTCGGATCGGTGTCCACCTCGATCGGCGCCTACCTCGACGCGCACCCGGAGACCAACCAGGCGCTGACCGATATCGCCGGCCAGCCGGCCGGGCCGCAGTCGCTGGTCGCGACGAAGACCTACCTGGACACCAATCCCGAGGCGGCCGACGATCTGCAGCGCCTGCAGGCGCCGCTGGTCCGGTTGTCCACCCAGTGCAAGCTGCCGGTGAGCCTGCCCCAGCTGCTCGGCGTCATGCAGGGCGCCCAGACGCCGGGCGGGCTGGACGCCCTGGTGACCGCCGGGGCCGAGGGTGCCGCCGAGGCGGTGTCCTCGGCCGGGACGCCGAATCCGGCCGGCGCCGGTGGCACCGGGCCGCTGCCCGGTCCCGCCGCCACCCGATAG
- a CDS encoding response regulator transcription factor has product MVDDDPDVRTSVARGLRHSGFDVRVASNGKEALRLLSNEAHDALVLDVQMPELDGVAVVTALRALGNEIPICVLSARDTVNDRIAGLEAGADDYLTKPFDLGELVARLHALLRRSSHSEQTSDVMIVGPLTIDTARRLVYVDGERAELTKREFDLLAVLAENAGVVLTRQRLLELVWGYDFDVDTNVADVFISYLRRKLERQDRPRVIHTVRGIGYVLREEA; this is encoded by the coding sequence ATGGTCGACGACGACCCGGACGTGCGGACCTCGGTGGCGCGCGGGCTGCGGCATTCCGGTTTCGACGTCCGGGTCGCCTCCAACGGCAAAGAGGCGCTGCGGCTGCTCTCGAACGAGGCACACGATGCGCTGGTGCTCGACGTGCAGATGCCCGAACTGGACGGCGTCGCCGTGGTGACCGCGCTGCGGGCGCTGGGCAACGAGATCCCGATCTGTGTGCTCTCGGCCCGCGACACCGTCAACGACCGGATCGCCGGGCTGGAGGCCGGCGCCGACGACTACCTGACCAAACCGTTCGACCTCGGTGAACTCGTGGCCCGGTTACATGCCCTGCTACGCCGGTCCAGCCACTCCGAGCAGACCTCCGACGTCATGATCGTGGGCCCGCTGACCATCGACACCGCGCGCCGGCTGGTCTACGTCGATGGGGAGCGCGCCGAGCTGACCAAGCGCGAATTCGATCTGCTGGCGGTGCTTGCCGAGAACGCCGGTGTGGTGCTGACCCGGCAGCGCCTGCTCGAGCTCGTCTGGGGCTACGACTTCGACGTGGACACCAACGTCGCCGACGTCTTCATCTCCTACCTGCGGCGCAAACTGGAGCGCCAAGACCGGCCGCGCGTCATCCACACCGTCCGCGGTATCGGGTACGTGTTGCGGGAGGAGGCGTAG
- a CDS encoding HAMP domain-containing sensor histidine kinase: protein MRLSQLIGRSASLRTRVAVASAIAAAAVVAAFTVLTTVVLVNNDAAQLDRRLDAIVEASMFPEQLSDPRRGVLTTGRSRSTGQVMFQRGFQLPALPPGTETVEVNGVEYRVRTIPMDQQGGGVLLSIGIRADSILLSQARIPIYLAVGVLTVLVAGGLGWLLAGPAVRPLRRLTEQTKLLGKGAKPGAQVPAVTGAREAEELSDAMAGMLSRLVTAQQATTRSLQAAQDFAANAAHELRTPLTAMRADLDTLRIHDLPTEERDEVVADLLRAQRRVEAIITALGQLASGQLAQAEDRELIDITDLLDRVARENARTDPPLDITVEADDDLGMVWGWPGGLRLAVDNLVRNAVAHGAAGRIVLSGTRSADGRLLIVVDDDGRGLPAEERTVVLGRFARGSTAAPGGSGLGLALVTQQAALHGGRLQLSDSPLGGLRATLTISDRAPDQADPGQEPDEVSVAPEPSRWRASRAARRRS from the coding sequence GTGCGGCTGTCCCAACTGATCGGCCGGTCGGCCTCGCTGCGCACCCGGGTCGCCGTCGCCTCGGCGATCGCGGCGGCCGCGGTGGTGGCCGCCTTCACCGTGCTGACCACGGTCGTGCTGGTCAACAACGATGCCGCCCAACTGGACCGGCGCCTGGACGCGATCGTCGAGGCCAGCATGTTTCCCGAGCAGCTGTCCGATCCGCGCCGCGGCGTGCTGACCACCGGGCGGTCCCGGTCCACCGGCCAGGTGATGTTCCAGCGCGGTTTCCAGCTGCCCGCGCTGCCGCCTGGCACCGAGACCGTCGAGGTCAACGGCGTGGAGTACCGGGTGCGCACCATCCCGATGGATCAGCAGGGCGGCGGGGTGCTGCTGTCTATCGGTATCCGGGCGGACAGCATCCTGCTGAGCCAGGCCAGGATTCCGATCTATCTGGCGGTCGGTGTGCTGACGGTGCTGGTGGCCGGCGGGTTGGGCTGGCTGCTGGCCGGCCCGGCGGTGCGCCCGCTGCGCCGGCTCACCGAGCAGACCAAACTGCTGGGCAAGGGCGCCAAACCGGGTGCGCAGGTGCCCGCGGTGACCGGTGCCCGGGAAGCCGAGGAACTGTCGGATGCGATGGCCGGGATGCTCAGCCGGCTGGTGACCGCGCAGCAGGCGACCACCCGGTCCCTGCAGGCCGCCCAGGATTTCGCCGCCAACGCCGCGCACGAACTGCGGACCCCGCTGACCGCCATGCGCGCCGATCTGGACACCTTGCGCATTCACGACCTGCCGACCGAGGAACGCGACGAGGTGGTGGCCGACCTGCTGCGCGCCCAGCGCCGGGTGGAGGCCATCATCACCGCGCTGGGCCAGCTCGCCTCCGGTCAGCTGGCCCAGGCCGAGGACCGCGAACTGATCGACATCACCGATCTCCTGGACCGGGTGGCCCGGGAGAACGCGCGCACCGACCCGCCGCTGGACATCACCGTGGAGGCCGACGACGACCTCGGCATGGTGTGGGGTTGGCCCGGCGGGCTGCGGCTGGCGGTGGACAACCTGGTGCGCAACGCCGTCGCGCACGGTGCGGCCGGGCGGATCGTGTTGTCGGGCACCCGAAGCGCGGACGGGCGTCTGCTCATCGTGGTCGACGACGACGGGCGCGGGCTGCCCGCCGAGGAGCGCACCGTGGTGCTCGGCCGGTTCGCCCGGGGCAGCACGGCCGCACCGGGTGGTTCCGGGCTGGGTCTGGCGCTGGTCACCCAGCAGGCGGCCCTGCACGGTGGCCGCCTGCAACTGTCGGACAGTCCGCTGGGCGGCCTGCGGGCCACCCTCACCATCTCCGACCGCGCCCCGGATCAGGCCGATCCGGGCCAGGAACCGGATGAGGTCAGCGTCGCGCCAGAACCATCGCGATGGCGCGCCAGCCGAGCAGCAAGACGGCGGTCGTGA
- a CDS encoding DUF3054 domain-containing protein, which produces MPQSNPTRRTAAALAADLVCVIVFCTIGRRSHAEGLTVAGIAETAWPFLTGTLAGWLAARAWQRPTSLYPTGLIVWVVTVAVGMLLRKATSAGTAPSFIVVASITTAVLLLGWRAIAMVLARR; this is translated from the coding sequence TCGCCGGACGGCGGCAGCCCTGGCCGCCGACCTGGTCTGCGTCATCGTGTTCTGCACCATCGGCCGGCGCAGTCACGCCGAGGGCCTCACCGTGGCCGGTATCGCCGAGACGGCCTGGCCGTTCCTCACCGGGACCCTGGCCGGCTGGCTGGCGGCCCGCGCCTGGCAGCGGCCCACCAGCCTCTACCCGACCGGACTGATCGTCTGGGTGGTCACCGTGGCCGTCGGAATGTTGTTGCGCAAGGCCACTTCTGCGGGCACCGCGCCCAGTTTCATCGTGGTGGCCTCGATCACGACCGCCGTCTTGCTGCTCGGCTGGCGCGCCATCGCGATGGTTCTGGCGCGACGCTGA